One bacterium genomic region harbors:
- a CDS encoding MATE family efflux transporter, with amino-acid sequence MSRPGGGVKPPADYTEGSVLGAVARMGLPSMIGFAATSVYDIVNMLWVSRLPGAPVAAITFFFPFYWLLSSVNQVAGSGSVAMISRRYGERDYAGAEAAIKDAILLKVLLALAVGLPGNLILAQGLRLVGTTPEAWDQAMAYGQVMLLGLAANFSSYTMFTALRSVGEPRWSMVLMLCGVLLNVVLDPLLIFGLGPLPALGVRGAAIASIIAYTCTSIGGLVIFISGRGNVRVRLRGGPPFSWRRMGRMLAIGLPSGLSSFSFSLGRTVLMPWIAVYGTAVVAAYGVAMRLAGFGIMLIVGMGLGLSALIGQTLGAGKQERTWAVALRSLQFGAGAMAIYGTLLLIGAPWIARAFFPGGPELEATITTLRVLALGLPFNGLGIMLDMTCSGAGETRVPLAFNLLHTWVLQVPGVYLVARVLELPYAAVWWAITLALAIPPLIFWQYFRTRRWMQRAV; translated from the coding sequence GTGAGCCGCCCGGGGGGAGGGGTCAAGCCGCCGGCCGACTACACCGAAGGCAGCGTGCTCGGCGCGGTCGCGCGCATGGGCCTGCCCTCGATGATCGGCTTCGCCGCCACCTCGGTCTACGACATCGTCAACATGCTCTGGGTGAGCCGCCTGCCCGGCGCGCCCGTGGCGGCGATCACCTTCTTCTTCCCCTTCTACTGGCTGCTCTCCTCGGTGAACCAGGTGGCGGGCTCGGGCTCGGTGGCGATGATCTCGCGCCGCTACGGCGAGCGCGACTACGCGGGCGCCGAGGCCGCGATCAAGGACGCCATCCTGCTCAAGGTGCTGCTCGCCCTCGCGGTGGGCCTGCCGGGCAACTTGATCCTCGCACAGGGCCTGCGCCTGGTGGGCACTACGCCCGAGGCCTGGGATCAAGCGATGGCCTACGGGCAGGTCATGCTGCTCGGCCTCGCGGCCAACTTCTCGAGCTACACGATGTTCACGGCGCTGCGCAGCGTCGGCGAGCCGCGCTGGTCGATGGTCCTGATGCTCTGCGGCGTCCTGCTCAACGTCGTGCTCGACCCGCTGCTCATCTTCGGCCTCGGGCCGCTGCCGGCCCTCGGCGTGCGCGGGGCGGCGATCGCCAGCATCATCGCCTACACCTGCACTTCGATCGGCGGGCTGGTAATCTTCATCAGCGGGCGCGGCAACGTGCGCGTGCGCCTGCGCGGCGGGCCGCCCTTCTCGTGGCGACGCATGGGCCGCATGCTGGCGATCGGCCTGCCCTCGGGGTTGAGTTCCTTCTCCTTCTCGCTCGGCCGCACCGTGCTGATGCCCTGGATCGCCGTCTACGGCACGGCGGTGGTGGCGGCCTACGGCGTCGCCATGCGCCTGGCCGGCTTCGGCATCATGCTGATCGTGGGGATGGGCCTCGGCCTCTCCGCCCTGATCGGCCAGACCCTCGGCGCCGGCAAGCAGGAGCGCACCTGGGCGGTGGCGCTGCGCTCGTTGCAGTTCGGCGCGGGCGCGATGGCGATCTACGGCACGCTGCTGCTCATCGGTGCGCCCTGGATCGCGCGCGCCTTCTTCCCCGGCGGGCCCGAGCTCGAGGCGACGATCACCACCCTGCGCGTGCTCGCGCTCGGCCTGCCCTTCAACGGGCTCGGCATCATGCTCGACATGACCTGTTCGGGCGCCGGCGAGACCCGCGTACCGCTCGCCTTCAACCTGCTGCACACCTGGGTGCTGCAGGTGCCGGGGGTCTACCTCGTCGCGCGGGTGCTCGAGCTGCCCTACGCGGCGGTCTGGTGGGCGATCACGTTGGCGCTCGCGATCCCGCCCCTGATCTTCTGGCAGTACTTCCGCACGCGGCGCTGGATGCAGCGCGCGGTCTAG